Proteins encoded in a region of the candidate division TA06 bacterium B3_TA06 genome:
- a CDS encoding oxidoreductase, whose product MLEPKPALSFHAGQFIELTAPGVGEAPFTPSSSPYVEESMEVTIMKVGRVTSKLFDVRPGDTLAVRGPYGVPYETDRYEGRHVLIVGGGVGLAPLRSLFLALLHNVSAYKKIHLYYGARTPKDIVYDRLFKEWGKIKNVEIRRSVDVGDKNWKEKVGVVTVLLDNLPFKPKDGLAVACGPPVMMKFVTKRLLELGFADEDIYLSMEKNMSCGFGKCGHCRLGELFCCKDGPVITWDRIKHLEDPFV is encoded by the coding sequence ATGTTGGAACCAAAGCCGGCGCTCTCATTCCACGCGGGCCAATTTATCGAGCTGACGGCCCCCGGGGTTGGAGAGGCACCATTTACACCGTCGTCCTCTCCATACGTGGAGGAAAGTATGGAGGTTACGATAATGAAGGTCGGTCGCGTCACCTCGAAGCTCTTTGATGTTCGTCCTGGCGACACATTGGCTGTCCGCGGTCCGTATGGCGTACCCTATGAGACAGACCGCTATGAAGGGCGTCACGTGCTTATAGTGGGTGGTGGCGTTGGGCTCGCGCCGCTGCGATCGCTCTTTCTTGCACTTCTGCACAACGTCTCCGCATACAAGAAGATTCATCTCTACTACGGGGCACGCACCCCCAAGGATATAGTCTACGACCGTCTGTTCAAGGAGTGGGGCAAGATCAAGAATGTGGAGATACGCCGCAGCGTTGACGTGGGGGATAAGAACTGGAAGGAGAAGGTGGGCGTTGTGACCGTGCTTTTGGACAATCTTCCCTTCAAACCCAAGGACGGCCTTGCCGTTGCCTGCGGACCGCCTGTTATGATGAAGTTTGTCACCAAAAGGCTCCTTGAGCTGGGGTTTGCAGATGAGGATATCTACCTCTCGATGGAGAAGAATATGTCGTGTGGATTCGGTAAGTGCGGCCACTGCCGGCTGGGAGAGCTCTTCTGCTGCAAGGACGGTCCTGTGATTACCTGGGATCGAATCAAGCATCTGGAGGATCCCTTCGTATGA
- a CDS encoding ferredoxin — translation MEQDMEKVIVLDLDLCCGCESCLAACMQSHWGEPRIRHGHIAGQAHLPSACRHCEDPLCVASCPTEALVKDEETGVVVHRPFLCVGCQSCTFACPFGVIQQYLERHIATKCDYCQERDGGPRCVASCSSFALKYISVDELPKVPLNDRFISRSASWRRQ, via the coding sequence ATGGAGCAGGATATGGAAAAGGTAATAGTCCTTGATCTTGATCTATGCTGCGGTTGCGAGAGCTGCCTGGCCGCCTGCATGCAGTCACACTGGGGTGAACCCAGGATCAGACATGGCCACATAGCCGGGCAGGCTCACCTTCCATCTGCATGTCGTCACTGCGAGGACCCTTTGTGTGTAGCCTCCTGTCCTACAGAAGCCCTTGTAAAGGATGAGGAGACCGGAGTGGTTGTTCATCGTCCCTTCCTTTGCGTGGGCTGTCAGTCCTGCACCTTTGCATGTCCTTTCGGGGTCATTCAGCAGTATCTGGAAAGACACATCGCCACGAAGTGCGACTACTGTCAAGAGCGGGATGGCGGCCCCAGATGTGTGGCCAGTTGTTCTTCCTTCGCCCTTAAATATATAAGTGTTGATGAACTTCCCAAGGTGCCTTTAAACGATCGGTTCATCTCCCGTTCAGCGTCCTGGAGGCGTCAATGA
- a CDS encoding NADH:ubiquinone oxidoreductase, translating into MLKGLKKGALARSLWVYHVSASPCNNCDIEILDLLTPRFDVERFGLLLVGSPRHADVLLVTGVVNKKVLDRVLRVYAQTPKPCLVAAFGSCAISGDLFVDSYNFAGPLDKHIPVDVYIGGCPPKPEAMILGVVRAIEKLNKLKDL; encoded by the coding sequence ATGCTTAAGGGACTTAAGAAAGGTGCACTTGCCCGTTCTTTGTGGGTTTACCACGTTTCCGCAAGCCCGTGCAACAACTGTGATATCGAGATACTAGACCTCCTGACCCCTCGATTCGACGTGGAGCGGTTCGGGCTTCTTCTTGTCGGCTCCCCGCGTCACGCGGATGTACTCCTGGTTACCGGCGTAGTCAATAAAAAGGTGCTCGACCGGGTACTCAGGGTTTACGCCCAGACCCCTAAACCCTGCCTGGTTGCTGCGTTCGGCTCGTGCGCTATCTCAGGTGATCTTTTTGTCGACTCCTACAACTTTGCCGGCCCTTTGGATAAGCATATTCCGGTTGATGTCTATATAGGTGGCTGCCCGCCCAAGCCCGAGGCGATGATACTCGGGGTGGTGCGTGCTATCGAGAAATTAAACAAACTTAAGGACCTGTGA
- a CDS encoding NADH:ubiquinone oxidoreductase, with protein sequence MTIIPTGGPLAELERKIIPIGPFHPLQEEAEYFKLTVEGEKVVGLNIQLGYMHRGHEKICEGKTYDMIPFVVERICGICSTSHPFACVQAIEDAAGIEIPPRAAYIRTIVGELERLHSHLLWVGLAGHFLGYNTVWMWAWKYREPVLEMLELITGNRNHYAMFKPGGVRRDIEGGMIPPLLQVLDDADKKIMMLTKAVLDDPVLHRRLEGVGVLTMEKAVEYSVVGPTARASGLATDVRKDDPHAAYDWIEWEEIVLQEGDVFAKAKVRLLECFESTKIIRQCLGKLKDLPAGEIDARMEYPPDGEGIGRYEAPRGEVFHYVKGDGSLYPSRYKIRAPSFMNIKSNEVAVLGASVADAAITLAAVDPCYCCTERIAAFNTKGKLLYTWDDLLKLSQEKTARMGAGS encoded by the coding sequence ATGACTATCATCCCTACAGGAGGTCCTTTGGCTGAACTCGAACGTAAGATAATCCCCATCGGGCCGTTCCACCCCTTGCAGGAGGAGGCCGAGTACTTCAAGCTGACGGTCGAGGGGGAAAAGGTAGTTGGGCTCAACATCCAGCTCGGTTACATGCACCGGGGCCACGAGAAGATATGCGAGGGTAAGACCTACGATATGATCCCCTTTGTGGTCGAGCGTATCTGCGGGATATGTTCCACCTCACATCCATTCGCATGCGTGCAGGCAATCGAAGACGCGGCAGGCATCGAGATCCCGCCCCGGGCCGCATACATCCGTACCATCGTCGGCGAGCTTGAGCGTTTGCACTCCCACCTCCTCTGGGTCGGACTTGCCGGGCACTTTTTGGGCTACAACACCGTCTGGATGTGGGCGTGGAAGTACCGCGAGCCTGTGCTGGAGATGCTTGAGCTAATTACCGGAAACCGCAACCACTATGCGATGTTCAAGCCGGGCGGTGTTCGCCGCGACATCGAAGGCGGTATGATCCCACCGCTCTTGCAGGTGCTTGACGACGCCGATAAGAAGATCATGATGCTTACCAAGGCGGTTCTGGACGATCCTGTGCTCCACCGCAGGCTTGAGGGTGTCGGGGTCCTTACCATGGAGAAGGCGGTAGAGTACAGCGTTGTCGGGCCTACCGCTCGCGCCTCGGGTCTGGCGACTGACGTTCGCAAGGACGATCCGCATGCCGCATACGATTGGATCGAGTGGGAAGAGATAGTGCTTCAAGAAGGGGATGTGTTTGCCAAGGCCAAGGTTCGTCTGCTTGAGTGCTTTGAGTCCACCAAGATCATCCGTCAGTGTCTTGGGAAGCTGAAGGATCTGCCGGCGGGCGAGATAGATGCCCGTATGGAGTATCCGCCTGACGGCGAGGGTATCGGCCGCTACGAAGCGCCTCGTGGTGAGGTCTTCCACTACGTTAAGGGCGACGGCTCACTCTATCCTAGCCGCTACAAGATCCGCGCCCCAAGCTTTATGAATATCAAGTCCAACGAGGTGGCCGTCTTAGGCGCCTCGGTTGCCGACGCAGCAATCACCTTGGCCGCGGTTGATCCCTGCTACTGCTGCACCGAGCGGATCGCTGCCTTCAACACCAAGGGCAAACTTCTTTACACGTGGGATGACCTCCTGAAGCTCTCCCAGGAGAAGACGGCACGCATGGGAGCCGGATCGTGA
- a CDS encoding sodium:proton antiporter, whose product MSGMTPIVKVVVRLVGGFIFLYGCYIVLYGHLSPGGGFAGGAIIAAGLILSRLAFGTTAKQEKSASISSSIFESTGGLLFLLVGLLGLFVGGYFFINLFPSFGTQGRLVSAGSIPFSNIAIGIKVAAAILSIFLVLASTKYIFKE is encoded by the coding sequence ATGAGTGGAATGACCCCGATTGTCAAGGTGGTAGTCCGCCTCGTTGGAGGATTCATTTTCCTTTACGGCTGCTACATCGTGCTCTACGGGCATCTCTCGCCCGGAGGCGGGTTCGCAGGCGGGGCGATTATAGCTGCAGGCCTTATACTTTCAAGGCTTGCATTCGGCACAACCGCAAAGCAGGAGAAGAGCGCCTCGATCTCCTCGTCCATCTTCGAAAGCACCGGTGGACTTCTCTTCCTTCTCGTTGGTTTGCTTGGGCTCTTTGTCGGCGGATACTTCTTTATAAATCTCTTTCCTTCCTTTGGCACACAAGGAAGGCTTGTCTCTGCCGGCTCTATCCCCTTCTCTAACATTGCGATCGGCATCAAGGTAGCGGCGGCTATACTTTCCATCTTCCTTGTGCTGGCGTCAACCAAATACATATTCAAGGAGTGA
- a CDS encoding cation:proton antiporter (subunit C of antiporter complex involved in resistance to high concentrations of Na+, K+, Li+ and/or alkali): protein MIILVASLILFLVGLYAIITKRNMIKVAVGFSLMEYSVNFLFAIVGFRPGALPPILQVVEVGKVYSDPLPQALVLTAIVIGLGVTAFMLSLILRLYNRIGSFDLEEIKRLKG, encoded by the coding sequence GTGATTATCCTGGTTGCTTCATTGATTCTGTTTCTTGTTGGGCTTTATGCCATAATCACCAAGCGCAACATGATAAAGGTAGCGGTGGGGTTTTCGCTTATGGAGTACTCGGTAAACTTTCTGTTTGCTATTGTGGGATTTCGCCCCGGCGCCTTGCCGCCCATACTCCAGGTGGTTGAGGTAGGTAAGGTTTACTCCGATCCCTTGCCTCAAGCCCTGGTGCTTACCGCTATAGTGATCGGTCTTGGCGTTACTGCTTTCATGCTCTCGTTGATATTACGGCTTTACAACCGCATCGGTTCCTTTGATCTCGAAGAGATCAAGAGGCTGAAAGGATAG
- a CDS encoding NADH/ubiquinone/plastoquinone (complex I): METFPVLLIAIPLGGAFLVPILYKAWKRLAEIVAGLCLAAVLALSIYLAFFLVPGKPLVYLFGNWPVPLGIAFAVDRLSAFMLLVVSMLVFFSYLFAIRYMDHFTGSGKFYTLYLLMLVGMNGVVMTGDLFNMFVFMEIAGLSSYALVAFGTEADELEAGFKYMVMGEIASLMILLAIALIYAATSTLNLADISRAFAAMDKTPGFWFVLILLMSGFSIKAALVPFHSWLPDAHPSAPAPISALLSGVFIKVLGVYAMARILFNVYGVSRASYPEVFNALLILGLASIIIASLLALYQKDYKRLLAYSSISQIGYIVLALGIGNELALIGALAHILSHSLGKGLLFLTSGSVVYRVGERDITKFTGGLGKQMPWTSLSYNLGALSVAGMPPFLGFFSKLFIILGAVKAGFIVPAVVAGLFAVVTLGYLLKITNKVFWGKEGIGGIKESPFVMVFAMVCLVVLLVAGGAFFFWLKPHLLQPAADVLLRGTEYADIVFRIGAGG; the protein is encoded by the coding sequence ATGGAGACATTTCCGGTTCTTTTGATTGCAATCCCCCTGGGCGGCGCATTTCTCGTCCCTATTCTCTACAAGGCCTGGAAGCGTTTGGCAGAGATCGTGGCTGGGCTTTGCCTAGCGGCTGTTTTGGCTTTGAGTATCTATCTCGCCTTCTTCCTTGTGCCTGGGAAGCCCCTGGTATACCTCTTCGGCAACTGGCCGGTTCCTTTGGGGATCGCGTTCGCGGTTGATAGGCTCTCCGCGTTCATGCTACTGGTTGTCTCTATGCTGGTTTTCTTCTCCTACCTCTTTGCTATCCGATACATGGATCACTTCACCGGGTCGGGCAAGTTCTATACCCTGTATCTTTTGATGCTTGTCGGGATGAACGGGGTGGTGATGACCGGCGATCTGTTTAACATGTTTGTGTTTATGGAGATCGCGGGTCTCTCCTCCTATGCGTTGGTTGCATTCGGCACTGAGGCTGATGAGTTGGAAGCCGGCTTCAAATACATGGTGATGGGTGAGATCGCGAGTCTGATGATCCTTCTGGCGATCGCATTAATCTACGCCGCTACCTCAACCCTTAATCTTGCGGATATCTCCCGTGCATTTGCCGCCATGGATAAGACCCCTGGCTTCTGGTTTGTGCTCATCCTCTTGATGTCCGGCTTTTCGATCAAGGCAGCGCTTGTTCCTTTCCACTCCTGGTTGCCTGACGCGCACCCCTCGGCTCCTGCTCCGATCTCAGCGTTGCTTTCGGGTGTTTTTATCAAGGTGCTGGGGGTTTATGCTATGGCACGGATTCTCTTCAACGTATACGGCGTCTCACGAGCCAGCTACCCCGAGGTCTTTAATGCACTTCTGATCCTCGGACTTGCCTCGATTATTATTGCAAGCCTGCTTGCCCTTTATCAGAAGGACTACAAGCGGCTTCTGGCCTACTCAAGCATCAGTCAGATCGGCTACATTGTGCTTGCGTTGGGTATAGGCAATGAGCTCGCCCTTATAGGTGCGTTAGCGCATATCCTGAGCCACTCGCTCGGTAAGGGGCTTCTGTTTCTCACCTCAGGTTCTGTCGTCTACCGTGTTGGAGAACGCGACATAACCAAGTTTACCGGTGGGCTGGGCAAGCAGATGCCCTGGACCTCGCTTTCCTATAACCTGGGCGCTCTTTCTGTTGCCGGCATGCCTCCTTTCCTGGGCTTCTTCTCCAAGCTGTTTATTATCCTGGGCGCGGTAAAAGCGGGGTTCATCGTCCCTGCCGTCGTAGCCGGGCTCTTTGCTGTGGTTACCTTGGGCTATCTCTTGAAGATCACCAACAAGGTATTCTGGGGCAAGGAGGGTATAGGAGGGATAAAGGAGTCCCCGTTCGTTATGGTCTTCGCCATGGTCTGTCTTGTTGTTCTGTTGGTGGCAGGCGGCGCGTTCTTCTTCTGGCTCAAACCCCACCTTTTGCAGCCTGCGGCAGATGTTCTGCTCAGGGGGACCGAGTATGCTGATATTGTGTTCAGGATAGGGGCGGGGGGTTAG
- a CDS encoding Na+/H+ antiporter subunit G, whose amino-acid sequence MTEVTVVDIIGYIVILVGVLFDLLGAIGLVRFPDVYNRLQSATKSVTLGTFGIMIGILIVTGFTPLGIKALICGVFLLLTAPVSAHALSRGSLRFGAKMWKGTVIDSYGKDKLGGPQIESEEGETKESKEKEDEVA is encoded by the coding sequence ATGACTGAGGTAACTGTAGTTGATATAATCGGATACATCGTGATCCTTGTTGGTGTGCTTTTTGACCTTCTTGGAGCCATTGGTCTTGTCCGTTTCCCGGATGTTTACAACCGTCTGCAGTCGGCAACGAAGAGCGTTACCCTGGGCACCTTCGGGATTATGATCGGGATCCTGATCGTTACAGGCTTTACCCCTTTGGGGATCAAGGCGCTCATCTGCGGCGTCTTCCTGCTGTTGACCGCACCCGTTTCGGCACACGCCCTTTCCCGCGGTTCCTTGCGCTTTGGAGCAAAGATGTGGAAGGGGACTGTGATTGATTCCTACGGCAAGGACAAACTGGGAGGGCCGCAGATCGAAAGCGAGGAAGGCGAAACCAAGGAGAGCAAGGAGAAGGAAGATGAAGTGGCCTAA
- a CDS encoding 4Fe-4S ferredoxin, whose amino-acid sequence MKWPKIRELGEALRSLFSAPYTTKFPKRATLPPPRFRGVIVFDEEKCIGCGACVEVCPARARELEDNLEKGIRHVVYLKDMCIFCGQCVTYCPTEAIRHTVDYDMTFLDKEQYRDEIEKELLFCERCGGVITTREHLNWIARRLGELAYANPTLVLARQSSLDTVEMKPERGDAEPYRSDHQRLLCPACRRKVILNELWGY is encoded by the coding sequence ATGAAGTGGCCTAAGATTCGAGAACTGGGTGAGGCGCTGCGATCTCTCTTCTCCGCTCCTTACACCACTAAATTTCCCAAAAGGGCAACCCTGCCTCCGCCTCGGTTCCGCGGCGTTATCGTTTTCGATGAAGAGAAATGCATCGGTTGCGGGGCATGCGTTGAGGTTTGTCCTGCCAGGGCGCGTGAGCTTGAGGATAATCTTGAGAAAGGCATCAGGCACGTGGTCTATCTAAAGGATATGTGCATCTTCTGCGGTCAGTGCGTTACATATTGCCCGACAGAGGCCATTCGCCACACCGTTGATTACGACATGACTTTTCTTGACAAGGAACAATACCGGGATGAGATCGAAAAGGAACTTTTGTTCTGCGAGCGCTGCGGTGGGGTGATAACTACCCGTGAGCATCTTAACTGGATCGCCCGACGCCTGGGGGAGCTTGCCTATGCCAACCCTACCCTGGTTCTGGCGCGTCAGAGCAGTTTGGATACGGTTGAGATGAAGCCTGAGCGCGGTGATGCCGAACCTTACCGCAGTGACCACCAGCGGCTTTTGTGCCCTGCTTGCCGGCGCAAGGTGATCCTTAACGAGCTCTGGGGATATTAA
- a CDS encoding NADH-quinone oxidoreductase subunit E, with protein sequence MDQLKGLVSENAYTILNEVEWKRASLIAALQELQVRYRYLPEAAMRQVAARLRVPVAQVYHVATFYSAFSLKPKGKHIINVCLGTACHVKGAGLIMDRFKRDLGVEQDETTRDGQFTLQRVRCVGCCSIAPAVMIDEETHAHVRQDKVPEIVEKYRDAD encoded by the coding sequence ATGGATCAGCTAAAAGGGTTGGTGAGCGAAAACGCTTATACCATCCTTAATGAAGTTGAATGGAAGAGGGCGTCGCTCATAGCGGCCCTTCAGGAGCTTCAGGTGCGCTACCGGTATCTGCCCGAAGCGGCCATGCGCCAGGTCGCGGCCAGATTGCGCGTACCTGTAGCTCAGGTCTATCATGTGGCTACGTTCTATTCCGCGTTCTCATTAAAACCCAAAGGTAAGCACATAATTAATGTCTGTCTGGGAACGGCGTGTCACGTTAAGGGAGCTGGCCTGATTATGGATCGGTTCAAGCGCGATCTTGGTGTTGAGCAGGACGAGACAACTCGAGACGGCCAGTTCACCCTGCAGCGAGTGCGATGCGTCGGATGCTGTTCCATTGCACCTGCGGTGATGATCGATGAGGAGACCCACGCCCACGTACGACAGGATAAGGTGCCGGAGATCGTCGAGAAGTATCGGGACGCGGACTGA
- a CDS encoding NADH-quinone oxidoreductase subunit F yields MVIKSLADLEKVASEGERRIHPPHLKVMVGAATCGIASGANDVIAAVEQTLKSLGNGAGATAVASRTGCIGMCYEEPLMDILKPGWPRITYSHVKPEQVAEILSAVKEGKVVKEGLLGKIEEIEDYTRNTRTPTGHFHNYSELALRSQGHNTRNTHYRYPLENVPPEIAAVEGLFNLEFTAKQQHIAMRNCGIIDPESIEEYIARGGYRGLYRVLTEMKPDEVIDMVDASGLRGRGGGGFGTGRKWRYCKAAEGYRYVICNADEGDPGAYMDRSLLEGDPHSILEGMLIGAFAIGSQQGYVYVRAEYPLAVKRLEKAIDDARVHGLLGSDIFGTGFNFDLRIVKGGGAFVCGESTALMASIEGKPGEPRAKYVHTVEKGLWNQPTTLNNVETWANVPVIAVRGAEWFASIGNPSSTGTKIFSLVGKVNRAGLVEVPMGITLREIIYDIGGGIPEGKPFKAVQTGGPSGGCIPANLLDLEVDFDRLWEAGSMMGSGGMIVMDSETCMVDVAKFFTEFLKDESCGKCVPCREGLSQTHEILKRITEGEGQESDLDLLEELGKAMQDSSLCALGGSAPNPVLSTLRFFRDEYLEHIKNKRCPAGVCTALIHFEINENCTGCTLCVRNCPVDAISGERKQVHVIDQDVCIKCGVCLDVCKFDAVTRNTRNTRNTHSGGRSQ; encoded by the coding sequence ATGGTTATTAAGAGTCTTGCCGACCTGGAAAAGGTAGCGTCCGAGGGTGAGCGCAGGATACATCCGCCGCATCTTAAAGTGATGGTTGGGGCAGCTACCTGCGGGATCGCATCAGGTGCAAACGACGTCATCGCCGCGGTCGAGCAGACCCTCAAATCCCTCGGTAATGGAGCAGGAGCGACCGCTGTCGCTTCTAGAACCGGGTGCATCGGCATGTGCTATGAGGAGCCGCTTATGGATATCCTCAAACCGGGCTGGCCGCGTATAACCTACTCCCACGTGAAACCGGAGCAGGTCGCCGAGATTCTTTCTGCAGTCAAGGAAGGCAAGGTCGTTAAAGAGGGGCTTTTAGGGAAGATCGAAGAGATTGAAGATTATACCCGTAACACCCGTACCCCTACGGGGCATTTTCATAATTACTCGGAGCTTGCGCTCCGGTCGCAAGGACATAACACCCGCAACACACACTACCGTTACCCTCTGGAGAATGTTCCGCCCGAAATAGCGGCTGTTGAAGGACTTTTCAACCTTGAATTTACCGCCAAGCAGCAACATATCGCGATGCGCAACTGCGGGATCATCGACCCTGAATCCATTGAGGAGTATATTGCGCGGGGCGGATACCGCGGCCTTTACAGAGTCCTTACCGAGATGAAGCCGGACGAGGTTATTGATATGGTGGATGCCTCCGGTTTGCGTGGACGCGGTGGCGGAGGATTCGGAACCGGTCGCAAGTGGCGCTACTGCAAGGCCGCAGAAGGCTACCGCTACGTTATCTGCAACGCGGACGAGGGCGACCCGGGCGCATACATGGATCGCTCGCTTCTTGAAGGCGATCCGCACTCCATCCTTGAAGGGATGCTCATCGGAGCCTTTGCCATAGGTTCACAGCAGGGCTATGTATACGTCCGCGCCGAGTACCCACTGGCAGTAAAGCGGCTCGAGAAGGCGATAGATGACGCACGTGTGCACGGTCTTCTGGGATCCGACATCTTCGGTACCGGGTTCAACTTCGATCTCAGAATCGTGAAGGGCGGGGGTGCGTTCGTGTGCGGTGAGTCCACGGCACTTATGGCGTCAATCGAGGGCAAGCCGGGCGAACCCCGCGCCAAGTACGTCCACACCGTCGAAAAAGGTTTATGGAATCAACCCACCACACTCAATAACGTGGAGACCTGGGCTAACGTGCCGGTAATCGCGGTGCGCGGTGCAGAGTGGTTTGCCTCCATCGGGAACCCCTCCTCCACCGGAACCAAGATTTTCTCGCTGGTAGGCAAGGTGAACCGCGCGGGTCTCGTGGAAGTCCCTATGGGAATTACACTCAGGGAAATCATCTACGACATCGGCGGCGGTATACCTGAGGGTAAGCCCTTCAAGGCGGTGCAGACCGGCGGGCCTTCCGGAGGTTGTATCCCCGCGAATCTCTTGGACCTTGAAGTAGACTTCGACAGGCTGTGGGAAGCAGGCTCGATGATGGGTTCGGGCGGCATGATCGTTATGGACTCCGAGACCTGCATGGTGGACGTGGCCAAGTTCTTTACCGAGTTCCTCAAGGACGAAAGCTGCGGCAAGTGCGTGCCATGCAGGGAAGGTTTATCTCAAACCCACGAGATTTTGAAACGTATCACTGAGGGCGAGGGACAGGAATCGGACCTTGATCTACTGGAAGAGCTGGGTAAGGCGATGCAAGATTCGTCTTTGTGTGCCTTAGGCGGCTCGGCACCAAACCCAGTGCTTTCCACCTTGCGTTTCTTCCGCGACGAGTATCTTGAACACATTAAGAATAAGCGCTGCCCTGCCGGGGTGTGCACCGCGCTTATCCACTTCGAGATCAACGAAAACTGCACCGGATGCACCTTATGCGTCCGCAACTGCCCGGTTGACGCTATTTCGGGCGAACGCAAACAAGTCCACGTGATAGATCAGGATGTCTGCATCAAATGCGGCGTTTGTCTTGACGTGTGCAAGTTCGACGCGGTGACCCGTAACACCCGTAACACCCGTAACACACACTCAGGGGGGAGGTCACAATGA
- a CDS encoding (2Fe-2S)-binding protein: MSHADWEGQAKFTINGREVVGYKGETILEVARREGFDIPTLCYHEALEPYAACRLCLVEVTTGRRTKLVTSCIYEVAPDIEVKTSTERVIRNRKAVLELLLARAPDASLIQKLAREYGIKKSRYPLVLNDKCILCGLCVRACHEIIGASAIGFIDRGTERHVGPPIERLSERCIGCGTCVYICPTAAISLKDVSKPMPGVHDHPHDYEAPDCDACGELGLEAPQEKKA, encoded by the coding sequence GTGAGTCACGCAGACTGGGAAGGTCAGGCCAAATTTACCATCAACGGCAGGGAAGTGGTTGGTTATAAAGGAGAGACAATCCTCGAGGTGGCCCGGCGTGAGGGGTTTGATATCCCCACTCTCTGTTATCACGAAGCGCTTGAACCTTACGCCGCCTGCCGGTTATGTCTTGTGGAGGTTACAACAGGTCGCCGCACAAAGCTAGTAACTTCTTGTATTTATGAAGTTGCTCCCGATATCGAGGTCAAAACCTCGACCGAGCGGGTGATCCGCAACCGCAAGGCGGTGCTTGAGCTTCTTCTTGCCCGTGCTCCTGACGCTTCGCTTATCCAGAAACTGGCCCGTGAATATGGCATCAAGAAATCCCGCTATCCCCTGGTCTTAAACGATAAGTGCATACTCTGCGGGCTTTGCGTGCGTGCCTGCCATGAGATCATCGGTGCTTCAGCCATCGGGTTCATCGATCGCGGCACCGAGCGCCACGTGGGTCCGCCCATCGAGCGGCTTTCCGAACGCTGTATCGGCTGCGGCACCTGCGTCTACATCTGTCCTACGGCGGCCATCTCGCTCAAAGACGTTTCCAAGCCTATGCCTGGTGTCCACGATCACCCCCACGACTACGAAGCACCCGACTGCGATGCGTGTGGAGAGTTGGGGCTTGAAGCACCTCAGGAGAAAAAGGCATGA